The sequence ATATTCATCTCTGAACTTTTCTGACAACTGTGTGGAAGTACATAATTCCTCGGTAAAAGCTTTCATAGCCAACCAGCCGGTAACTTCGGGCGGGTGTTGGCGCGAAAGTACCATTAGCATTTTCTTACTCTCCGGATTACCGATTTGCAGATATTTAATAGATCTGCCTTCTTTACTTTTTCCAAGCTCATCAAGATTTACAAATGGTTTCTCGGCAAGTTCTCCAGCCCAGTCATAAATATCTTTTGAAGCAATTAGTTCCTGCGCTGCTACCCAGGTTGTATCACTGTTGATCGTTAATGAGAATTCGCAAAATTTTGGAGCTTCACCTCTCGAAATAGATGCCGTGTCGGCTAAGAACAGTGTTGAATCAACCGAAGTCCAGCTTTTTCGGTCTTTGCTCATCTTCGGATAATAGCGGTGCCCAACACCTTCATTGTAAGTAATTTTTAGCTGAATCTCTTTTTTCGATTCCGACCAGATTTTAAATGCATACCACGGACTTTCATTAATTGGCGTATTTTCAGGAGTGATTAAAACGGTAACTTCATTATCGGCGGTAAGCGCAACTCCGTTTAGTCGGGCTCCATCGAATTCATTCGAAAGAAAAATACCGTTGCCCAAATCAAATGTCTTTTTAAGTTGGTATTGAATGGGGCGGGTGAGTGTACTCACTTTCTTTATGGGCTCTTGGCCTTTCCATTTGGTGTCTTTTTGTTGGCACGATGACAGAAAGAAAAGGGCTGAGGCTGCAAAAATCAAATAGTATTTCATGATTAAAAGGATTCGTTTAATAATGTTTCAATTAATACTTCGGTTTCTGCTTTGTAATCCACATAAGCATCGCCTGTTCCCGGGCCTGAAAAGCCGGTGTGTATTTCCCGTATGTTTCCTTTTCTGTCGATATAAATGGCAGTTGGGTACGAAATAATTTTATTCAGCATGGGCAAAGCTTCAGCGGCTTTTGTCTTGTTCGAAGTTCCTGCCAACAAAAGTTCCCACGAAACATTTAAATCATTCCGGTAACGCTCGATGCGTTGTTTAAAATAGTCGAAATCGGATTTCACCTCAAAATCAAGCCCGATAATTTCCAGACCGTCTGCATTATATTTTTTATACATCTCTGCGAGAAACCGTGTTTCGTCCATACAGTTCGGGCACCACGTTCCAAAGATCTGAACAATAACAACTTTCCCCTGATATTTTTCATCCGTCAACGAAATGATGTCACCCTTTTCATTCGGAAAAGCAAAACTAAGTTTGTCGTAACCGGGTTTCAGGTAGGTTAGCGTTTTCATGTCAGCTAGCTCAGCATCATCTGCTTTTGTTGCACTCCATTTTGTTTTATAGGTATTGCCGGAGTAAAACAGACCGTTCAATGTGGAGTCGTTGAGTTCAGCAGTAAATAAAAAAACATGTGCCCCATCAAAACACGAAAGTTGCATGAAATTGCCATTTACCACACCTTCCAAATAACGGTAGTCGCCTGTTTCGGTTTGGAAAGTTCCCGTAATGTGGTTCCTATCTTGTTCAAAAATCCCAATTGCCGGACTGCCATTTTCTTCCTCGCCAAAGTTTACTTTCCATTTACCGGAGAAATCAAGAGCTTTTTCAGCTGTAGTTTCAAAACGATTTTCTATGCCATATTCTGCTTGAAAAGAAATAGGAAGCACCTTACTTTTATTGTAGTTGAAATATTCGCCACTAATTTTTTCGCCACTGATCTTTCCTTTGAACTCTGATCCAAAAACAGGCATTTTAATAAACACCGAGTCTCCTTTGTAAGTTATTTCCTGAACATCGATTCGCTCTCCGGCATTTGTAACCACGAGGTGCTTTTCATTCAGCACTTCAACATTGAAAGGAATTGTATTATCCGGATTGTTATCGTCGATCTGGAACGCGAACAGCCACTTCCCTGTTTTTAACACAGAATCGGTTTTGGGAGTGCAGGCACACAGCAGTCCCATTAAAATATACAGCGCAGTTTTCTTCATTTAAAAGTATTTTGCCTTAAATCTAAACAAAAATTAAAGAGTTGCTCTGGCTCTGGATTATATTGAGCAAAACATTATTTTTGACGAAACATTAGAAACAAACGATGCAAAAAATACATGTAGGTTTTATTGGAGCAGGCGGAATTGCCAGGGCACATGTTTATGCCATTCAGGCTTTGAAGTTTTATTACAACGAAGTTCCCGAAATTGTTTTGGAGTCGGTGGCATCGGCGCGACAGGAAAGCCGCGAGGCGTTTGCCAAACAAATGGGATTTGAAAAGGCTGAGACTGTTGAGGATTTTGCTAGGAATGAAAAAATTGAAGCGGTATATATTTTGGGGCCGAACAAAGTGCATTTCGAGCATTTTAAACTGGCGCTGCAAATGCCCAACGTAAAATATATCTACCTCGAAAAGCCGGTTTGTTCTTCGTTGGAAGAGGAAGAACAAATGAAGGAACTGCTGGAAAATGCAGGCCCAGAAGTACGTATTCAAGTGGGATTTCAATATTTACAAACTTCATCGGTTCGCGAGGGACTAAAATTTTGGCGTTCTGGGAAAATTGGAAAACCCATTCATTTTGATTTGAAATATTACCACGGCGACTACCTGCAGGAAAGTTACCGCAAAAAACGTGTTACACGTTTAACTCCGGCACCTGATGGTGGTGCGATGGCCGATCTGGGGTCGCATGGAATTAGTTTGCTGATGGCTTTTATGGGCGAGGAGTTGCAGATAACAAGCGGGTTGCAGGCCGGCGACTTTGAGGGCGTTCCAGCCGGGTCAGACTTGTTTAGTTCGCTATCGTTGTATGAACCCAAAACGGGTGCGGTTGGGAATATGTCGGCAAGTCGGATTAGCTCGGGTTCCGGCGATTTGGTGTCGCTGGAGATTTATGCCGAAAATGGTGCATTCCGATATTCATCACAAAATCCGGAATATTTTGAATATTACACCGAAGGCTCAGATCAGTGGGTAAAACAGGTGGTTGGCAGTAACTATAAACCGGTAACCAGTTTTCCATCGGGGCATGTTCCGCCGGGGTGGCTGCGCTCGATGGTGCATGCGCATTACCAGTTTTTTACCGGCGATGATTCGGAAGCTGTAATTGCAGATTTGAAACACGGATTGGCCGTACAACGCATTGTTCGCGAGACAGCCGATCACTTACAACAATTCAGAGAAAACTTTAAGAATGACAAATAGAAAAAGTGGAATTCTTCTGCATATAACTTCGCTGCCGGGACAGGAAGGTGTTGGTACATTAGGGAAAGAGGCGTATTCTTTTGTTGATTTTTTGGAGGAGAGCGGTCAGAAGCTTTGGCAGATTCTTCCGCTTGGGCCTGTTGGTGCCGGAAATTCGCCTTACCAGTGCTACTCAGCTTTTGCCGGAAATCCGGTGTTGATTGATCTGGAGCTGCTATTGGAAGAGGATTTGTTAGACATCGATGATTTTCAAACGAAACCATCTTTCAAAAAGACGAAGGTTGAATTCGATAAAGTTTCAACCTGGAAAAGCTTATTATTGAAAAAGGCTTTTCAGCGATTTCAGGAGAATAAATTCGATCATTTCAGGGATGAATATTACCACTTTTTAAATGAACACGGCTGGTGGTTAAACGATCATGCATTGTTTATTTCTGCGCGCGATTATTTCGGTGGTTTGCATTGGAATGAGTGGGATCGTGGAATAAAATTCAGGGAGACGAAAGCAGTAAACAATCTTTCTGAAAGACTGGAGACGCAGATCGCTTTTGAGAAATTTGTGCAGTTTATGTTTTTCAGGCAGTGGCACCGGCTAAAACGTTATGCCAACGAAAAAGGAATTCAGATAGTTGGCGATGTGCCGCTTTACGTTTCGGGCGACAGTTCTGATGTTTGGACAAATACCGATATTTTTCTATTAGATGATGAACTAAAACCTACAGAAGTTGGAGGAGTGCCTCCTGATTATTTCTCGGAAACCGGCCAGTTGTGGGGAAATCCGGTTTTTGACTGGCAACGTTTAAAAGAACGTGAATACGATTGGTGGATG comes from uncultured Draconibacterium sp. and encodes:
- a CDS encoding M14 family metallopeptidase, producing the protein MKYYLIFAASALFFLSSCQQKDTKWKGQEPIKKVSTLTRPIQYQLKKTFDLGNGIFLSNEFDGARLNGVALTADNEVTVLITPENTPINESPWYAFKIWSESKKEIQLKITYNEGVGHRYYPKMSKDRKSWTSVDSTLFLADTASISRGEAPKFCEFSLTINSDTTWVAAQELIASKDIYDWAGELAEKPFVNLDELGKSKEGRSIKYLQIGNPESKKMLMVLSRQHPPEVTGWLAMKAFTEELCTSTQLSEKFRDEYCIYVVPCVNPDGVDNGHWRHGAGGIDLNRDWEDFNQPETQAIRKFMQEKVAEQRKFYFMIDFHSTYEDIYYTIAPELKGNMPGIVPKIIQAMAEDIPGYDPNIRPNAADVERVNSTVSVFHEFGAEALTYEVGDVTPRELIKKKGKLTAENLMKIMLED
- a CDS encoding TlpA disulfide reductase family protein; the encoded protein is MKKTALYILMGLLCACTPKTDSVLKTGKWLFAFQIDDNNPDNTIPFNVEVLNEKHLVVTNAGERIDVQEITYKGDSVFIKMPVFGSEFKGKISGEKISGEYFNYNKSKVLPISFQAEYGIENRFETTAEKALDFSGKWKVNFGEEENGSPAIGIFEQDRNHITGTFQTETGDYRYLEGVVNGNFMQLSCFDGAHVFLFTAELNDSTLNGLFYSGNTYKTKWSATKADDAELADMKTLTYLKPGYDKLSFAFPNEKGDIISLTDEKYQGKVVIVQIFGTWCPNCMDETRFLAEMYKKYNADGLEIIGLDFEVKSDFDYFKQRIERYRNDLNVSWELLLAGTSNKTKAAEALPMLNKIISYPTAIYIDRKGNIREIHTGFSGPGTGDAYVDYKAETEVLIETLLNESF
- a CDS encoding Gfo/Idh/MocA family oxidoreductase produces the protein MQKIHVGFIGAGGIARAHVYAIQALKFYYNEVPEIVLESVASARQESREAFAKQMGFEKAETVEDFARNEKIEAVYILGPNKVHFEHFKLALQMPNVKYIYLEKPVCSSLEEEEQMKELLENAGPEVRIQVGFQYLQTSSVREGLKFWRSGKIGKPIHFDLKYYHGDYLQESYRKKRVTRLTPAPDGGAMADLGSHGISLLMAFMGEELQITSGLQAGDFEGVPAGSDLFSSLSLYEPKTGAVGNMSASRISSGSGDLVSLEIYAENGAFRYSSQNPEYFEYYTEGSDQWVKQVVGSNYKPVTSFPSGHVPPGWLRSMVHAHYQFFTGDDSEAVIADLKHGLAVQRIVRETADHLQQFRENFKNDK
- the malQ gene encoding 4-alpha-glucanotransferase, translating into MTNRKSGILLHITSLPGQEGVGTLGKEAYSFVDFLEESGQKLWQILPLGPVGAGNSPYQCYSAFAGNPVLIDLELLLEEDLLDIDDFQTKPSFKKTKVEFDKVSTWKSLLLKKAFQRFQENKFDHFRDEYYHFLNEHGWWLNDHALFISARDYFGGLHWNEWDRGIKFRETKAVNNLSERLETQIAFEKFVQFMFFRQWHRLKRYANEKGIQIVGDVPLYVSGDSSDVWTNTDIFLLDDELKPTEVGGVPPDYFSETGQLWGNPVFDWQRLKEREYDWWMARLHFNLNMFNLVRIDHFRGLESFWSVPADEKTAINGKWVPAHGYEMLSLIKSQIGVLPFIAEDLGIITTEVDHLRERFNLPGMKVLQFAFTTDATNKDLPHNYERNCVVYSGTHDNNTTLGWLNAVEAEEKELVEKYVSKENAARQIMALALASVADTAILPMQDVLELDEKSRMNTPGTATGNWDWRFQWKQLKAAQRKFLKETTEKYNR